In a genomic window of Roseiflexus castenholzii DSM 13941:
- a CDS encoding sensor histidine kinase: protein MLPGRVMIVAVVMIVGALIAAVTAQPDAPLWKRGVVVGALSILLALNLIPPLSDIRPRSTPPIQTAIYLMLASALYFVAFSLSSGAASTVISMLLFLLVGQATWTLPLATALIYAGGMMIGVCGMIAFFVGLEVALQSAATFSFGVVFVTMFVRLSQRYEQQTEQAEAQRARAEELLAQLQASHDELRAARERELKMAAIEERVRLARDIHDGLGHYLTILNVQLQAASRLLQRDPERAAAVIVTCREVAQTALDEVRRSVAAMQPSPLDGHSLDVAIERLIDDFRLSTAIDVRFVQAGDLPALPQTLAMTLYRAVQEGLTNARKHGNASQIDVTLTFLPETARLTIRDNGQPNNGAHEGGGFGLTGLRERIERLGGVLRAGPLPEGGFLLDIIAPVARANEVHYDPGVAGR, encoded by the coding sequence ATGCTGCCGGGCCGTGTGATGATCGTCGCGGTGGTCATGATTGTCGGCGCGCTGATCGCCGCCGTCACTGCGCAGCCTGATGCTCCGCTCTGGAAGCGAGGCGTGGTGGTCGGTGCGCTGAGCATACTGTTGGCGCTGAACCTGATCCCGCCTTTGTCCGATATTCGCCCGCGTTCAACGCCTCCGATCCAGACGGCGATCTATCTGATGCTTGCAAGTGCGCTCTACTTCGTTGCATTTAGCCTGAGCAGCGGAGCGGCGAGCACCGTCATTTCGATGCTCCTGTTCTTGCTGGTTGGACAGGCGACATGGACGCTGCCGCTGGCAACAGCGCTCATCTATGCTGGCGGCATGATGATCGGCGTGTGCGGGATGATCGCCTTCTTCGTCGGCCTGGAGGTGGCGCTTCAAAGTGCTGCAACGTTCAGTTTTGGCGTTGTGTTTGTGACGATGTTCGTCCGGCTTTCCCAGCGGTACGAACAGCAGACGGAGCAGGCTGAGGCGCAGCGCGCGCGTGCCGAGGAATTGCTGGCACAGTTACAGGCGAGCCACGACGAACTGCGCGCGGCGCGCGAACGCGAATTGAAAATGGCAGCAATTGAAGAGCGGGTGCGGTTGGCGCGCGATATTCACGATGGGCTTGGCCACTATCTCACCATCCTGAACGTTCAGTTGCAGGCGGCCTCACGCCTGCTCCAACGCGACCCGGAACGCGCCGCCGCGGTGATCGTCACGTGCCGCGAAGTGGCGCAGACAGCACTCGACGAGGTGCGGCGCAGCGTCGCCGCCATGCAGCCGTCGCCGCTCGACGGTCACTCGCTCGATGTGGCGATTGAACGTCTTATCGATGACTTCCGTCTCTCGACCGCCATCGATGTTCGCTTCGTGCAGGCAGGCGATCTGCCAGCGTTGCCGCAGACGCTAGCGATGACCCTGTACCGCGCCGTGCAGGAGGGATTGACCAATGCCCGCAAACATGGCAATGCCTCGCAGATTGATGTCACGCTGACATTTCTGCCGGAAACCGCGCGCCTGACGATTCGCGATAATGGTCAGCCAAACAATGGCGCGCACGAAGGCGGCGGTTTCGGATTGACCGGCTTGCGCGAACGGATTGAGCGGTTGGGAGGCGTGTTGCGCGCCGGTCCTCTGCCCGAAGGCGGTTTTCTGCTCGATATCATTGCGCCTGTGGCGCGCGCGAACGAGGTCCATTATGATCCGGGTGTTGCTGGTCGATGA
- a CDS encoding DUF5946 family protein, which produces MLEICPGCGVALPAVDGGSHRYIGASPSCWAIFTALVNAGEPPLAFAPLNQLITDAYAAQHPGTPSDQAIQSVAVHTLTLYAILVRGVDPERALWVRQRALRGTRRGRFFWLTPPSFNSTRTIADIVRQSTPEARTTEAQHYITDVWQRWSLLHQQTIADWHEAFVIA; this is translated from the coding sequence ATGCTGGAAATTTGCCCGGGTTGTGGCGTCGCTTTGCCGGCGGTCGATGGAGGATCCCATCGATATATTGGCGCATCACCGTCGTGCTGGGCGATCTTTACAGCGCTCGTAAATGCGGGCGAACCGCCGCTGGCGTTTGCACCGCTCAATCAACTGATCACCGATGCGTATGCAGCCCAGCATCCGGGGACCCCTTCCGATCAGGCGATCCAATCTGTCGCGGTGCATACACTGACATTGTATGCCATCCTGGTGCGCGGGGTTGACCCGGAGCGCGCGCTCTGGGTCCGGCAGCGCGCTTTGCGCGGCACGCGGCGCGGACGATTCTTTTGGTTAACACCGCCCTCATTCAACAGCACACGCACCATCGCCGACATTGTGCGTCAGAGCACGCCAGAAGCACGAACCACCGAAGCGCAACACTATATCACTGATGTCTGGCAGCGTTGGTCTCTGCTCCATCAACAAACCATCGCAGATTGGCACGAAGCGTTCGTTATCGCCTGA
- a CDS encoding response regulator, protein MIRVLLVDDQTLIRQGIAMLLELEPDLEVVGAVGDGRAAIEAVERLHPDVVLMDVRMPGMDGVTATRELRRRFPDVGVIILTTFDDDEYVFEGLKAGARGYLLKDISSEEMAEAVRTVARGEALIQPSIARKVVAEFLRLAVSAPAAPERMTPKSPNALTERELDVLKALARGMSNKEIAAALVITEGTVKTHISNILAKLDVRDRTQAVLKAQQLRLLEEG, encoded by the coding sequence ATGATCCGGGTGTTGCTGGTCGATGATCAGACCCTGATTCGCCAGGGAATCGCCATGCTGCTGGAACTCGAGCCGGACCTGGAGGTTGTCGGCGCCGTCGGCGATGGGCGCGCCGCCATTGAGGCAGTCGAGCGATTGCACCCCGATGTCGTGCTGATGGACGTTCGCATGCCGGGGATGGATGGCGTCACTGCCACGCGCGAGTTGCGCCGGCGATTCCCCGATGTTGGCGTCATTATTCTGACGACTTTCGATGACGATGAGTATGTGTTCGAGGGGTTGAAAGCCGGTGCGCGCGGCTATCTGCTGAAGGACATCAGCAGCGAGGAGATGGCGGAAGCGGTGCGCACGGTTGCGCGCGGCGAAGCGCTTATTCAGCCGAGCATTGCGCGCAAAGTCGTGGCGGAGTTCTTGCGCCTGGCGGTTAGCGCACCGGCGGCGCCGGAGCGTATGACGCCAAAATCGCCGAATGCGCTCACCGAGCGCGAACTCGATGTGTTGAAAGCCCTGGCGCGCGGCATGTCGAACAAAGAGATCGCTGCGGCGCTCGTCATTACCGAAGGCACGGTCAAGACGCATATCTCGAATATTCTGGCGAAACTCGATGTGCGTGATCGGACGCAAGCCGTGTTGAAGGCGCAGCAATTGCGGTTGTTGGAAGAGGGTTAG
- a CDS encoding ABC transporter permease, translating into MSLNVIERIREIGVLRAIGASNGVLYRIVIGEGVAISLASAVMGIVLALPLGDWLSNAVGMTFLRIPLHYHVALDGAFIWLAVAAGIGIVASLLPARAAIGLTVRDTLAYDG; encoded by the coding sequence TTGAGCCTGAACGTTATCGAGCGCATCCGCGAAATCGGCGTCTTGCGCGCGATTGGCGCCTCGAATGGGGTGTTGTACCGCATCGTTATCGGCGAAGGCGTGGCGATCAGTCTGGCAAGCGCCGTGATGGGTATTGTGCTTGCGCTGCCGCTTGGCGATTGGTTGAGCAATGCCGTGGGAATGACATTTTTGCGTATTCCGTTGCACTATCACGTGGCGCTGGATGGCGCGTTCATCTGGCTGGCAGTCGCAGCGGGGATCGGTATCGTCGCAAGTCTCCTGCCGGCGCGCGCGGCGATTGGCTTGACGGTGCGCGACACGCTGGCGTATGATGGATGA
- a CDS encoding ABC transporter permease — translation MVRAVRRLPGVAEAEGRRSLILRFRTAPHRPWKVIELFVLPDDGETRMRPEIVFEPDHASWTPGAWPPPRRTIVLERTSLLVGYLGLAQARLDDTITIETADGRLREIRLSGLAYDFSRIPATFMGCAYGYVDRETLEWLGGAPGYNELYVLTNNPADSPYNRRIAEQVRAHVERAGVRVTRIDVARPGELPLHNYFQAITIVLGTLGALALFLSVLLVTNAITALLPQQTRQIGVMKAIGARPRQIALVYAVYALAFGALALSLALLASRVATESFVNFLAYFLNFKLGTFTTPAGVIGLQIGMALLAPLLASLAPVLSAARLTVREAIAGQCEDRRHSGVRIAASTRDANTISRLALVPTPVILMLGNALRQRMRLALTLTTLTLATAIVVSVLSVRRSLFETFEIIQATSCHDVLVTLVRPYRVAQIEHLAQQTPGVAYVESWGSASAYRLRPDGSEGPVIGIIPRRLRVRSSRRKWLRGAGCFPAKTMHWLSAPMCDVSSQTCALGRTLC, via the coding sequence ATGGTCCGCGCCGTGCGCCGCCTGCCAGGGGTCGCCGAAGCCGAAGGGCGACGCAGCCTGATACTGCGCTTCCGCACTGCTCCACACCGTCCCTGGAAGGTGATCGAACTTTTTGTGTTGCCCGACGATGGCGAAACACGGATGCGCCCCGAAATCGTGTTCGAACCCGACCACGCATCCTGGACACCGGGCGCGTGGCCCCCGCCGCGTCGCACAATCGTCCTCGAACGCACCTCGTTGCTGGTTGGCTATCTGGGTCTGGCGCAGGCGCGCCTCGATGACACCATTACCATCGAGACCGCCGATGGACGATTGCGCGAGATTCGTCTGTCGGGGCTGGCATACGATTTTTCGCGCATACCGGCGACGTTCATGGGATGCGCGTATGGGTACGTTGACCGCGAGACGCTGGAGTGGCTCGGTGGCGCACCTGGCTACAATGAACTCTATGTGCTGACCAACAATCCCGCCGACTCGCCCTACAACCGGCGTATCGCGGAGCAGGTTCGCGCGCATGTCGAGCGCGCCGGCGTGCGCGTCACGCGGATCGATGTGGCGCGACCGGGAGAACTGCCGCTCCACAACTATTTTCAGGCAATCACAATTGTGCTTGGCACTCTTGGCGCACTGGCGCTCTTTCTGAGCGTGCTGCTCGTCACAAATGCCATTACAGCATTGCTGCCCCAACAGACGCGGCAGATCGGCGTGATGAAGGCGATTGGAGCGCGCCCCCGGCAGATTGCCCTCGTCTATGCAGTGTATGCGCTCGCTTTTGGCGCGCTGGCGCTGTCACTGGCGCTGCTCGCGTCGCGTGTCGCCACCGAATCCTTCGTCAATTTCCTTGCCTATTTTCTCAACTTCAAGCTGGGAACCTTCACAACCCCTGCCGGTGTCATCGGGCTGCAAATCGGCATGGCGTTGCTGGCGCCGCTGCTGGCGTCGCTTGCACCGGTGCTCAGTGCAGCACGGTTGACCGTCCGCGAAGCAATTGCCGGGCAGTGTGAGGATCGGCGGCATTCCGGCGTTCGCATCGCGGCGTCCACCCGCGATGCGAACACAATCTCCCGGTTGGCGCTCGTCCCGACGCCGGTGATCCTCATGCTGGGCAACGCACTCCGGCAGCGGATGCGTCTGGCGCTGACATTGACGACACTGACGCTGGCGACGGCGATTGTCGTATCGGTGCTCAGCGTGCGCCGTTCGTTGTTCGAGACGTTTGAGATCATTCAGGCGACCTCTTGCCACGACGTGCTGGTGACGCTGGTTCGCCCGTATCGTGTCGCACAGATCGAACACCTCGCGCAGCAGACGCCCGGTGTGGCGTATGTCGAAAGTTGGGGCAGTGCGTCGGCATACCGCCTGCGACCCGATGGAAGCGAAGGCCCGGTCATTGGCATCATCCCCCGCCGCCTGAGAGTGCGCTCTTCACGCCGGAAGTGGTTGAGGGGCGCTGGCTGCTTCCCGGCGAAGACCATGCATTGGTTATCAGCGCCGATGTGCGACGTTTCGAGCCAGACCTGCGCGTTGGGCAGAACGTTGTGCTGA